In Thermotoga sp. Ku-13t, one genomic interval encodes:
- a CDS encoding ABC transporter ATP-binding protein, translating to MNFSREDSKMLNAELRLIDVTFGYEDGKKLFDRLNVRLRSGQLLLVQGPNGSGKTTLLKLVAGLLKPQSGSILLNGIPAGDAGFSRIGYVMQRAEDQFFCETVFDEIAFSARNFGLDRIAERVKEAVRSVGLTEDVLSKSPFQLSDGEARRVAIACALVHEPLLVLFDEPLIGLDRVGKEIVRKILKEQKGKGKILIVTSHRSGNLSDLADVVLRL from the coding sequence ATGAATTTCTCGAGAGAAGATTCGAAGATGTTGAATGCTGAGCTGAGATTGATCGATGTAACGTTCGGATACGAAGATGGTAAAAAGCTTTTCGACCGGCTGAACGTTCGGCTCAGAAGTGGTCAGCTTCTGCTCGTTCAGGGTCCAAACGGAAGTGGCAAGACTACCTTACTGAAACTCGTCGCAGGACTTCTCAAACCTCAATCTGGTTCGATACTGCTGAACGGGATTCCCGCGGGTGATGCTGGCTTCAGCAGAATCGGTTATGTCATGCAAAGGGCTGAGGATCAATTTTTTTGCGAAACAGTTTTCGATGAGATCGCTTTTTCTGCCAGGAATTTTGGTCTTGACAGGATTGCCGAGCGAGTGAAAGAAGCTGTTCGCTCGGTGGGTTTAACGGAAGATGTTCTCAGCAAGAGTCCGTTTCAACTTTCAGATGGAGAAGCGAGACGTGTTGCGATAGCGTGTGCCTTAGTACACGAACCGTTGCTTGTGTTGTTCGATGAACCGTTGATAGGTCTGGACAGGGTCGGAAAAGAAATTGTGCGCAAGATCCTGAAGGAACAAAAAGGAAAGGGAAAGATTCTCATTGTAACCAGCCATCGCTCTGGCAATCTTTCCGATCTGGCCGACGTAGTGTTGAGACTTTGA
- a CDS encoding ABC transporter ATP-binding protein: MIELRNIHFSYGDGFALKGFTLAVEKGSFNLLVGANGSGKTTLLKILAGLLPIRSGTIIIDGRIATDADLRELCCYVLHNPFEQIVGSTVEEDLAFGLENLGLRSEEIQENIETALKMFQLSEVRHANPFVLSGGLAQKLVIASLYLLKPEIFLLDEPTSMLDDTGVEELLQALRELKQLGKTIFVSTHEPKIFFGLATSVIHMSDGTIDFYGGIHEFLERRFEDVEC; encoded by the coding sequence GTGATCGAGCTCAGAAATATTCACTTCAGTTACGGTGATGGATTTGCTTTGAAAGGCTTCACCCTTGCAGTGGAAAAAGGTTCCTTCAATCTCCTGGTGGGAGCCAACGGATCTGGGAAAACGACGTTGCTGAAAATACTGGCTGGATTGCTTCCTATCAGGTCGGGTACCATAATTATAGATGGAAGGATCGCAACGGATGCAGATTTGAGAGAACTTTGCTGTTACGTTCTCCACAATCCCTTCGAACAGATCGTGGGTTCAACGGTTGAAGAAGACCTTGCGTTCGGTCTGGAAAATTTGGGATTGAGAAGTGAAGAAATTCAAGAGAACATAGAAACAGCGTTGAAGATGTTTCAACTCTCTGAAGTGAGGCACGCAAATCCGTTTGTACTTTCAGGTGGACTTGCTCAAAAGCTCGTCATAGCTTCTCTTTACTTGTTGAAACCGGAAATCTTTCTTCTGGACGAACCCACATCGATGCTGGATGATACCGGTGTGGAAGAATTGTTGCAAGCTCTTCGCGAACTGAAGCAACTCGGCAAGACGATCTTCGTTTCGACGCATGAACCGAAAATCTTCTTTGGTCTTGCCACGTCGGTGATACACATGAGCGACGGAACTATTGATTTTTACGGTGGAATCCATGAATTTCTCGAGAGAAGATTCGAAGATGTTGAATGCTGA
- a CDS encoding methyltransferase — protein MEHYYSEKPKSELRIKTAILKLKNGAVYQFQTPSGVFSFGEIDKATRILIEHCHLHGRKLLDLGCGYGVIGIVLRAEHPDLEVYMSDINERAVEFAKINARKNNVDAVIKQGAFFEPWKDEKFDVVLMNPPLAAGKEVVLRLIRESYEHLNYSGSLQVVAYHNKGGSYVKRAMQEIFGNVEDIYKEGGIRIYKSVKVTQQ, from the coding sequence ATGGAGCACTATTACTCCGAAAAGCCAAAGAGCGAGTTGAGAATTAAAACAGCCATATTGAAATTGAAGAATGGAGCGGTATATCAATTTCAGACCCCGTCTGGAGTTTTCAGTTTTGGAGAGATCGATAAGGCTACGCGCATTCTCATCGAGCACTGTCACCTTCATGGCAGGAAGTTGCTGGACCTTGGTTGTGGTTATGGAGTGATCGGAATCGTTCTGAGGGCGGAACATCCAGACCTGGAGGTATACATGAGTGATATCAACGAAAGGGCTGTAGAGTTTGCAAAGATAAATGCGAGGAAGAACAACGTCGATGCCGTGATAAAACAGGGAGCATTCTTTGAGCCCTGGAAAGACGAAAAATTCGATGTGGTTTTGATGAACCCTCCACTCGCCGCGGGAAAAGAAGTTGTCCTCCGGTTGATCAGAGAATCCTACGAACATTTGAACTACAGTGGTTCCCTCCAAGTAGTTGCGTACCACAACAAGGGTGGTTCTTACGTCAAGAGAGCCATGCAAGAAATCTTCGGGAATGTCGAAGACATTTACAAAGAAGGCGGCATAAGGATATACAAATCCGTGAAGGTGACACAACAGTGA